One region of Candidatus Dormiibacterota bacterium genomic DNA includes:
- the rpmI gene encoding 50S ribosomal protein L35, whose protein sequence is MPKIRTHRGTAKRVKVTANGKVLHRHQFDGCGHILSKKSQKRKRHFRKDQPTAPGDMRRIRAMIPYLV, encoded by the coding sequence GTGCCGAAGATTCGAACGCACCGAGGAACCGCCAAGCGCGTCAAAGTGACGGCGAATGGAAAAGTGCTGCATCGCCATCAGTTCGATGGCTGCGGTCACATCTTGAGCAAGAAGTCGCAGAAGCGCAAGCGCCATTTTCGTAAGGATCAACCGACGGCTCCGGGCGACATGCGCCGCATCCGTGCGATGATCCCGTACTTGGTGTAA